Proteins encoded by one window of Salmonirosea aquatica:
- a CDS encoding alpha/beta fold hydrolase: MATKYAPKRATTRGKTVQINNIEMYYEEYGEGKPLVLLHGFGGCGKNWNPFTAQLSERHRLIVVDLRGHGYSTNPENKFTHRDAASDVFLLLEKLGIARFSAMGMSSGGMTLLHMATSQPKRIDSMVLISATSYFPDQARALMRRAAFGTIPQQVQEMYRECAKRGDEQIRQLISQFNALHENYEDMNFNAQSLSTITARTLLVHGDRDNFFPVEIPVSIYRSLPDAALWIIPGGDHVPIYDSTIPFTSIALRFLDGPGNK; the protein is encoded by the coding sequence TTGGCAACGAAGTACGCTCCTAAAAGGGCAACTACTCGCGGGAAAACCGTTCAAATCAACAACATTGAGATGTACTACGAGGAGTATGGAGAGGGAAAGCCACTGGTTCTTTTGCATGGGTTCGGTGGTTGTGGAAAGAACTGGAATCCCTTTACCGCCCAGCTCTCAGAGCGCCATCGACTGATCGTCGTGGATTTGCGTGGACATGGTTACTCCACCAATCCAGAGAACAAGTTTACACATCGGGATGCGGCCAGTGACGTTTTCCTTTTACTGGAAAAGTTGGGGATAGCTCGCTTCTCGGCTATGGGGATGAGTTCGGGCGGGATGACGCTACTGCACATGGCAACAAGCCAACCCAAGCGCATCGACTCGATGGTGTTAATTAGTGCAACTTCCTATTTCCCCGATCAGGCAAGGGCCCTTATGCGCAGAGCTGCGTTTGGCACCATTCCACAACAAGTGCAAGAAATGTATCGGGAGTGCGCAAAACGCGGTGATGAACAGATTCGTCAGCTCATTTCACAGTTCAATGCATTGCACGAAAACTACGAAGATATGAATTTCAATGCACAAAGTCTATCGACCATAACAGCGCGTACGCTCCTTGTGCATGGTGATCGCGACAACTTTTTTCCGGTTGAAATTCCTGTGAGTATCTACCGTTCTCTACCAGATGCTGCTTTATGGATTATTCCTGGCGGCGACCACGTTCCTATTTATGATTCCACGATTCCATTCACTTCAATAGCCCTGCGGTTCCTTGATGGGCCAGGCAATAAGTAA
- a CDS encoding ScyD/ScyE family protein, with product MANRKLTLGVLLIAGLGSSCQDHRDLPIITPATAIFATGLVAPIGVETDANGRIFVSEQGTGENDGRVSEITPDGQVHPLITGLYSFKRPDNELDATDHLLIANGILYVLNAKGLYQLNLATHKTGDPAVSAASLTPEPIHQFVINQTLKNDTGESHLYNMVLGPDGALYFADAAANAIVRRSSAGQLSIVAEVPGIPNPNPTGPPPGPPVIESVPTGITYDGKQFAISTLLGFPFPAGKALLYRMDLAGNLSVFQQAFNSLVDVENDGNGNYLVLEHSIFGPTGFTPQTGRLLRAKGTSSEVLLDKLNLPTDLKIVDNHTAYLTSLGDGTLLKISY from the coding sequence ATGGCTAACCGAAAACTCACGCTGGGCGTACTATTGATTGCAGGATTAGGCAGCAGTTGCCAGGACCACCGTGACCTGCCTATCATCACACCGGCCACCGCTATATTCGCTACCGGTTTAGTGGCCCCGATTGGCGTCGAAACCGATGCTAACGGCCGCATCTTCGTCAGCGAGCAGGGTACCGGTGAAAACGACGGCCGGGTTTCCGAAATTACGCCCGATGGCCAGGTCCATCCCCTGATTACCGGTCTGTACTCCTTCAAACGTCCCGACAATGAACTGGACGCTACGGACCATTTGCTTATTGCGAATGGTATCCTCTATGTGCTGAATGCGAAAGGGTTATACCAGTTGAATCTGGCTACGCACAAAACGGGCGATCCGGCGGTTTCGGCCGCCAGCCTGACGCCCGAACCCATCCATCAATTTGTGATCAATCAAACCTTGAAAAACGATACCGGTGAATCGCACCTGTACAATATGGTCCTCGGACCGGATGGGGCGCTCTACTTCGCCGATGCCGCGGCCAATGCCATCGTTCGCCGTTCGTCGGCTGGTCAGTTGAGCATCGTTGCCGAAGTGCCGGGCATCCCGAATCCAAACCCCACCGGTCCCCCACCGGGGCCACCCGTTATCGAATCAGTGCCTACGGGCATCACCTACGATGGAAAGCAATTTGCCATCAGTACACTCCTGGGCTTTCCGTTTCCAGCGGGTAAAGCCTTGCTGTACCGGATGGATCTGGCGGGCAATCTCAGTGTATTTCAGCAGGCTTTCAATAGCTTGGTCGATGTGGAGAACGATGGCAATGGAAACTACCTTGTCCTGGAACATTCGATTTTTGGCCCTACAGGTTTTACGCCCCAAACGGGCCGATTGCTACGGGCCAAAGGTACCTCCAGCGAGGTATTGCTCGACAAGCTGAACTTGCCCACCGATCTGAAAATAGTGGACAACCACACCGCTTATTTGACCAGCCTAGGTGACGGTACATTGTTGAAAATCAGCTATTAA